CTTCCGAAACCTCCTTCGTAACCTTGCTGAAGTCCCATATTGATATCACCCTGATTAAGGACAATCAGAACACCAAACATTACGAAACCAGCAACTACAACACCTATCAAGTCGCCCAACTGCATCTTCCATGGTGTACCACCAAGAATATGTCCGGCTTTTAAGTCCTGGAACATCTCACCTCCTACTGCAGCTGCCACACAAACAATGGCTGCAATTCCAAGCACTGCAGCAACACCGCCATTATGAGAATCAACACCACAAGCAACAAGAATCAATGCTGTAACAACTAAAGCTGTCAAGGTTAATCCACTGATAGGATTGTTACTTGAACCGATGATTCCAACCAGATAACCTGAAACGGCTGCAAAAAAGAATGCAAGCACAATCATGATAGTTGAAGCAACGATAGCTACCAAAATGGTTGTATTAAATATGAAATATGTGATTACAAATGTAGCGATAGCAGCAAAACAGATACCTAAAAGAATCCATGAAGATTTAAGATCTTTTTCTGTACGTTCTACATCAGCAGCAGTTCCTTGAGTTGCACGTTTCAAATCTTTAACAGAACGTTTCAATCCAGTTCCCAAACTACTACGCATTCTGTATAATGTGAAACAAGCAGCAACAAGCATACCGCCAATTGCAATAATACGTACAACTTCTTTCCAAACTACATTTGCCGCATTCATCCATGCATCAGGAGACTCAACAGGCAAAGCCGCGTTTTGTGGCAAAGATCCTACAAATGAGGAACCAAGTACGGTAAGCAACATTGGAACCATTAATCCCCATGCCAATACAGAGCCACTAAAGTTGAGCGCAGAAAGACGTGGGCCAATAATATAACCAACACCTAAATATGCAGGGCTTATTGATGGCCCACCTGCAAGGAAACCACCATCAAGAGTTTTACCACCAGCAAACTTAGCAATAGAAGATTTGAAGAAGGTAGTCCATTCTGTAGCAAAAAGACGAAGATCACCAGCTATTTTAACTACCGCACCTATAATCATTGCAGAGAACAGATATTTTGAACCGCCAGAACCACTCTGACCGCTCTTATGAATCTCGGCAGCTGCAACACTTTCAGGGAAAGGAAGTTCTTTATCTTCCACCATTACCCTACGAAGCAAAGCTACGAACAAAACACCAAGTATACCACCCGTAATCAGGATTAGTGAAGCAATAAAATAACTGCCAATGGAACTGAACTGCTTTCCGCTCCACACACCGGAGATATAAAATGCCGGCAAGGTAAAGATTGCACCTGCTGCTACTGATTCACCAATTGAACCAACAGTACGGGTAATATTCTCTTCCAGAATTGTTCCTTTAAAGAAACGCAAGATTGCCATACCAATAACTGCCGCAGGATAAGTAGCGGCGATTGTCATACCGGCTTTCAAACCCAGGTAAGCATTCGCAGCTCCCAAAATCACGGCCAGCACCAAACCGATGAGCACTGCTCTACCGGTAAACTCTCTCATGCTCTTATCCGCCGAAACGAAAGGCACGAACTTTTTTTCATCTGCCATATTCTATTTTGTAATTAGATTGTATAAAAATTAAATATATTTTCTATTTTTCACCCACAAAGATACAACTAATACATCTTTTTGCAATTAATGCTTTATAATTTTATTAAAATGTGGCAAATTAATAAAAAAAATCCTGCCCGGATTGCCCGGACA
This genomic interval from uncultured Bacteroides sp. contains the following:
- a CDS encoding oligopeptide transporter, OPT family — encoded protein: MADEKKFVPFVSADKSMREFTGRAVLIGLVLAVILGAANAYLGLKAGMTIAATYPAAVIGMAILRFFKGTILEENITRTVGSIGESVAAGAIFTLPAFYISGVWSGKQFSSIGSYFIASLILITGGILGVLFVALLRRVMVEDKELPFPESVAAAEIHKSGQSGSGGSKYLFSAMIIGAVVKIAGDLRLFATEWTTFFKSSIAKFAGGKTLDGGFLAGGPSISPAYLGVGYIIGPRLSALNFSGSVLAWGLMVPMLLTVLGSSFVGSLPQNAALPVESPDAWMNAANVVWKEVVRIIAIGGMLVAACFTLYRMRSSLGTGLKRSVKDLKRATQGTAADVERTEKDLKSSWILLGICFAAIATFVITYFIFNTTILVAIVASTIMIVLAFFFAAVSGYLVGIIGSSNNPISGLTLTALVVTALILVACGVDSHNGGVAAVLGIAAIVCVAAAVGGEMFQDLKAGHILGGTPWKMQLGDLIGVVVAGFVMFGVLIVLNQGDINMGLQQGYEGGFGSKNLSAPQAGLMAALSQGIIGGQMAWVLIIAGMIMAVAFILMGITSPMLIFVGMYLPFNTVFAIFVGGLIKGVLDLYVARRKYSVGQIAAVENTGVLLASGLIAGEALMGLVVAIFAMFNVFFADMLPFANPNYAVGLVIILVIGYFFVRVPLKKADSMK